The following proteins are encoded in a genomic region of Candidatus Paceibacter sp.:
- a CDS encoding phosphatase PAP2 family protein → MALIQNIDLWAAGYAESIRSVFLTSFFKTVTYLGEWSIVLAVAIIVALVLITKGKKVYALTLALITFLSIGSVFILKYAIQRPRPIDGIIDETSFSFPSLHAVLSVAFYGLIIYFLWERFKSPRFRFFKILFGLVLVLFIGFSRVYLGVHYLSDVLGGYLLGLFWLTAGIYASFKSGKARP, encoded by the coding sequence ATGGCGCTGATACAAAATATTGACCTCTGGGCGGCCGGTTACGCCGAATCAATACGGAGCGTTTTTTTGACTTCGTTTTTCAAGACTGTCACTTACTTAGGCGAGTGGTCTATTGTTCTGGCGGTAGCCATAATCGTCGCTTTAGTTTTGATTACCAAAGGGAAAAAGGTTTATGCCCTCACTCTGGCCTTGATAACATTTTTAAGTATCGGCTCCGTCTTTATTTTAAAATACGCTATTCAACGCCCACGGCCAATTGACGGCATTATTGACGAAACTTCATTTTCTTTCCCCAGTCTTCATGCCGTTCTTTCCGTAGCTTTTTATGGTCTGATAATTTATTTTTTGTGGGAAAGATTTAAAAGCCCGCGGTTCCGCTTTTTTAAAATATTATTCGGCCTTGTTTTGGTGTTGTTTATCGGCTTCAGCCGCGTTTATCTTGGCGTGCATTATTTGAGCGACGTGCTGGGCGGTTATCTTTTGGGGCTGTTCTGGCTGACGGCCGGAATTTACGCTTCTTTTAAAAGTGGCAAGGCGAGACCTTGA
- a CDS encoding SulP family inorganic anion transporter: MFIMNSGAGFGFLFANLKRNWKSGITVSLVSIPLSVSLAVAANATPLMGIITGVWAGLIASFFGGSNFNIVGPTGALSGILAMFAITHGVGALPALAVASGVIILVSFALHLEKYIILIPSSVIHGFTLGVAFIIGLNQLNYALGLQGLPAHEKFINNVAESLRHIGRFDVWALALFAITLCILFVFLKLVPKIPGPIIVAPLGIFLGYLSENGMIEAQFQTLHTKFGEIGSQIAQLPSFSSFFGNFTDMGLIKASLAIAVVAILETLISAKIADGMTKTKSKPRKEMFGLGLANIASGLFGGIPATAALARTSLNVKSGATHKMSATISSIMIAAISLMFLSYFKYLPMAVVASILVYVAFRMVEAEHFKHIYTHDKSAFGLTLAVAGITVAQDPIIGILVGSVIALLIFVNQLSKGQSEIIINKDKKMIARIQTLKFNEIEKHSGDVVVYRMAGQMNYINSQSHLDNLSKINGAHTVVLNFRNLFHIDLDGLDALEEIVSSNEAKGKKVMVTSAGPFILPALEREPWYQGLKSKGLIFNSTTDALESLGFKLDKNAGKDGKGGALLQDCVQCGTVDN; the protein is encoded by the coding sequence TTGTTTATTATGAACTCCGGCGCCGGTTTTGGGTTTCTTTTTGCCAATTTAAAAAGAAACTGGAAGTCAGGGATCACCGTTTCCCTCGTATCCATACCGCTTTCGGTTTCTTTGGCCGTGGCCGCCAATGCCACGCCGCTGATGGGCATCATTACCGGCGTCTGGGCCGGATTGATTGCTTCGTTTTTCGGCGGCAGCAACTTCAACATTGTCGGGCCGACCGGCGCCCTGTCCGGGATTTTGGCGATGTTCGCCATCACCCACGGCGTCGGCGCTCTGCCGGCCTTGGCCGTGGCCAGCGGCGTTATAATCCTCGTCTCCTTCGCCCTGCATTTGGAAAAATACATCATTCTTATCCCCTCCAGCGTCATCCATGGGTTTACTTTGGGCGTAGCCTTTATCATCGGGCTCAACCAGCTCAACTACGCGCTCGGCCTGCAGGGACTTCCGGCGCACGAAAAGTTCATCAACAACGTGGCCGAATCATTAAGGCACATCGGCCGGTTTGACGTCTGGGCGTTGGCGCTTTTCGCCATAACTTTGTGCATCCTGTTCGTGTTTTTGAAACTTGTTCCCAAAATCCCCGGACCGATAATCGTGGCGCCGCTGGGAATATTTTTGGGTTACCTTTCCGAAAACGGAATGATAGAAGCGCAGTTCCAAACCCTGCACACGAAGTTCGGGGAGATCGGCTCGCAGATAGCGCAACTGCCGTCTTTCTCGTCGTTTTTCGGCAATTTTACGGATATGGGTTTGATAAAGGCCTCGTTGGCTATCGCCGTCGTGGCCATTCTGGAGACGCTCATCTCGGCCAAAATCGCCGACGGCATGACCAAAACAAAATCCAAGCCCCGCAAGGAAATGTTCGGTCTCGGTCTGGCCAACATCGCTTCCGGACTTTTCGGCGGCATACCGGCCACCGCCGCACTGGCCCGGACTTCGCTTAACGTGAAAAGCGGCGCGACTCACAAAATGTCGGCCACCATCAGCAGCATTATGATAGCCGCGATATCGCTGATGTTTCTCTCTTACTTCAAATATTTGCCCATGGCCGTGGTGGCTTCTATCCTGGTTTACGTGGCTTTCCGCATGGTGGAAGCGGAGCACTTCAAACACATTTACACCCACGACAAATCCGCCTTCGGCCTCACTCTGGCCGTGGCCGGCATCACCGTCGCCCAGGACCCGATAATCGGCATTTTGGTCGGCTCGGTCATCGCCCTGCTTATTTTCGTCAACCAACTTTCCAAAGGACAGAGCGAAATAATCATCAACAAAGACAAAAAAATGATCGCCCGCATCCAGACGCTCAAATTCAACGAAATAGAAAAACATTCCGGAGACGTGGTGGTGTACAGAATGGCCGGCCAGATGAATTACATCAATTCCCAATCGCATTTGGACAATTTGAGCAAGATAAACGGAGCGCACACGGTCGTCCTTAATTTCAGAAACTTATTCCACATAGACTTGGACGGGCTGGACGCTCTGGAGGAAATAGTTTCTTCCAACGAGGCCAAAGGGAAAAAGGTGATGGTGACCAGCGCGGGGCCGTTTATTCTGCCGGCGCTGGAAAGAGAGCCCTGGTACCAAGGCTTGAAAAGCAAGGGTTTAATTTTCAACAGCACCACGGACGCTTTGGAATCGCTTGGTTTTAAACTGGACAAAAACGCGGGCAAAGACGGCAAAGGCGGGGCGCTATTGCAGGATTGCGTTCAGTGTGGTACAGTAGATAACTAG